Proteins encoded by one window of Sus scrofa isolate TJ Tabasco breed Duroc chromosome 12, Sscrofa11.1, whole genome shotgun sequence:
- the SLC16A3 gene encoding monocarboxylate transporter 4: MGGAVVDEGPTGIKAPDGGWGWAVLWGCFVITGFSYAFPKAVSVFFKELMREFGIGYSDTAWVSSILLAMLYGTGPLCSVCVNRFGCRPVMLAGGLLASLGMVSASFCGSIVQLYLTTGVITGLGLALNFQPSLIMLNRYFNKRRPMANGLAAAGSPVFLCALSPLGQLLQDHYGWRGGFLILGGLLLNCCVCAALMRPLEAPGGRQGPGPQRPARRLLDLSVFRDRGFVIYAVAASVMVLGLFVPPVFVVSYAKDLGVPDTRAAFLLTVLGFIDIFARPTAGFVAGLKRVRPYSVYLFSFAMFFNGFTDLTGSTAGDYGGLVVFCIFFGISYGMVGALQFEVLMAIVGTQQFSSAIGLVLLLEAVAVLIGPPSGGKLLDATHVYQYVFILAGAEVLTSSLVLVLGNFFCIGRRPAAAPEEAPKPPEDVRVDSREVEHFLKTEPEQNGEVVHTPETSV; this comes from the exons ATGGGAGGGGCCGTGGTCGACGAGGGCCCGACAGGCATCAAGGCCCCGGacgggggctggggctgggccgtCCTCTGGGGCTGTTTCGTCATCACGGGCTTCTCCTACGCCTTCCCCAAGGCGGTCAGCGTCTTCTTCAAGGAGCTCATGCGTGAGTTCGGCATCGGCTACAGTGACACGGCCTGGGTCTCCTCCATCCTGCTGGCCATGCTGTACGGGACAG GCCCGCtctgcagtgtgtgtgtgaatcGCTTTGGCTGCCGGCCCGTCATGCTCGCGGGGGGCCTCTTGGCGTCCCTGGGCATGGTGTCCGCGTCCTTCTGCGGAAGCATCGTTCAGCTCTACCTCACCACTGGGGTCATCACCG GCTTGGGTTTGGCGCTCAACTTCCAGCCCTCGCTCATCATGCTCAACCGCTACTTCAACAAGCGGCGCCCCATGGCCAACGGGCTGGCGGCGGCGGGCAGCCCCGTGTTCCTGTGCGCCCTGTCGCCGCTGGGGCAGCTGCTGCAGGACCACTACGGCTGGCGGGGCGGCTTCCTCATCCTGGGCGGCCTGCTGCTCAACTGCTGCGTGTGCGCCGCGCTCATGCGGCCCCTGGAGGCGCCCGGAGGCAGGCAGGGGCCCGGGCCGCAGCGGCCGGCGCGCCGGCTGCTGGACCTGAGCGTCTTCCGGGACCGCGGCTTCGTCATCTACGCCGTGGCGGCCTCCGTCATGGTGCTGGGGCTCTTCGTGCCGCCCGTGTTCGTGGTGAGCTACGCCAAGGACCTGGGCGTGCCCGACACCCGGGCGGCCTTCCTGCTCACCGTGCTCGGCTTCATCGACATCTTCGCCCGGCCCACAGCGGGCTTCGTGGCGGGGCTGAAGCGGGTGCGGCCTTACTCCGTCTACCTCTTCAGCTTCGCCATGTTCTTCAACGGCTTCACGGACCTCACGGGGTCCACGGCCGGCGACTACGGCGGCCTGGTGGTCTTCTGCATCTTCTTCGGCATCTCCTACGGCATGGTGGGGGCCCTGCAGTTCGAGGTGCTCATGGCCATCGTGGGCACCCAGCAGTTCTCCAGCGCCATCGGCCTCGTGCTGCTGCTGGAGGCCGTAGCCGTGCTCATCGGGCCCCCGTCGGGAG GCAAGCTCCTGGACGCGACGCATGTCTACCAGTACGTGTTCATCCTGGCGGGGGCCGAGGTGCTCACCTCCTCCCTCGTGCTGGTGCTGGGCAACTTCTTCTGCATCGGGAGGCGGCCCGCGGCCGCCCCGGAGGAGGCCCCCAAGCCCCCCGAGGACGTGAGGGTGGACTCCCGGGAGGTGGAGCATTTCCTGAAGACGGAGCCCGAGCAGAACGGGGAGGTGGTTCACACGCCGGAAACCAGCGTCTGA